ACTCAACTACTCGACTGTGGTCCGTCTTCCCGAGAACGACTGGCAGGCAGCGATAGCGGCATCGCGCCTGCGGGCGAGCGAAGAGGCTCTCCTCCTCTTCGGGAACGCCACGCCACCCGATAGCGACAATGAGACGAACCCGCCCGACGTCACGACGGTGACCGTCTCGAGTGGGAGTCCAGCCGAAACGGCCGCAGCGATCGCCACCCGTGAAAACGGATCCGACGATGTCAGTCCGAACAACGTCATCATCGTCAATGCCACGGAGTCACAGTGGGCACTCCCCGCTGCCGCCTGGAGCGCTTACTCCGGTGATCCGATTCTGTACGCGAACGAAGACGAGATTCCAGATGCGACTCGAGCGGCAATCGAGGAGCTGAACGCCTCACACGCCTACGTCCTCGCACCGCCTGACCTCGTGAGTGACGATGCACTCTCCGAACTGGACGTCGAGTGGACCCGCGTTTCGGGAGACACACCACAGGATCACGCCGTCGAGGTCGCAGCGTTCCGTGACGAGTCCCGAGACTTCGGCTGGGGCATCCACGAACGCGACAAAGTCGGCTACTACAACTTCATGCTCGTCAATCCCAGCGAGCCCCAGCACGCAGTTTCATCGACGAACCTACAGTGGGGGAAAGCCGGCCCGATCCTCCTCGTCAACGACGACGGGAGCCTGCCAGCAGTGACCGAAAACTACGCGTGGCAGTCTCAACCAGCATGGTTCTCGACGCCCGCAGAGGGACCGTTCAACCACCTATTCGCAATAGGGTCGACGGATCAGGTGTCCTGGGTAACTCAGGGCCGACTCGACTACGCAGTCGAGATTACGCAATACCGCCATCAGGGCGCTGGCCTCAGCCCACTCGAGTCGCTCGCAGCCGTCTGGGCAGCGTTTAGCCTCCTCGGAGCATCGTTCGTGTTCGCGCACGCCCGTCACCGGCTGCCAGAAATGAATGACTGGACGACGATGGTATGGCCGCTTCTCACCCTCATCCTTGGCCCGTTCGGGCTGGCCCTCTACTGGGTCTCCTAT
This genomic window from Halorubellus sp. JP-L1 contains:
- a CDS encoding DUF4396 domain-containing protein, with translation MDIWKTVAIGVAAIVAILVATQPIFVVGLTVFDYGQTPSESYTTMQTKDVSRVPVDDPQRQSELTARAARPPDSGLNYSTVVRLPENDWQAAIAASRLRASEEALLLFGNATPPDSDNETNPPDVTTVTVSSGSPAETAAAIATRENGSDDVSPNNVIIVNATESQWALPAAAWSAYSGDPILYANEDEIPDATRAAIEELNASHAYVLAPPDLVSDDALSELDVEWTRVSGDTPQDHAVEVAAFRDESRDFGWGIHERDKVGYYNFMLVNPSEPQHAVSSTNLQWGKAGPILLVNDDGSLPAVTENYAWQSQPAWFSTPAEGPFNHLFAIGSTDQVSWVTQGRLDYAVEITQYRHQGAGLSPLESLAAVWAAFSLLGASFVFAHARHRLPEMNDWTTMVWPLLTLILGPFGLALYWVSYRGRQIVTTDRGPRVLRPYWLRAATATAMGVGFAGSTMIATGFLLNYLGIPMLVFDGPLFWLGNAMTILIVLVYVIAFLVSWLVFHIPMLRDSQGLDTGSAAKKGAKIVAVSMTSVSVGMMGGMWGIMMLNLPMMPGDDNILWFGVMVFATLVGFLVAWPVNGILVRKNLKPGGAL